One part of the Gossypium raimondii isolate GPD5lz chromosome 1, ASM2569854v1, whole genome shotgun sequence genome encodes these proteins:
- the LOC105786097 gene encoding protein WHAT'S THIS FACTOR 9, mitochondrial: MLSMALWRRVPHRLLLIRSFVDARIKWVRDPYLDIAVEREKNLKEILSLKNQILSSPSKSLPLSSLSPLKSHFNLPTSTSKLFQNYPSIFSPFQPSPSLPLHVKLTPLAMTLHKEELAIHNSPPHRNDVVNRLVKLLMLTKAVRLPLHILDKFKFDLGLPTNYITFLLSDYPDYFQICEHKNPSDGKETLFLELISWRNELAISEMEKRASFSDGVKLKKGLPLRFSMKLPNGFDLEKKVKNWVDTWQDLPYISPYENSFHLGPNSDQAEKWTVAVLHELLWLLVSKKTEGKNVFCLGEYLGFGNRFKKALMHFPGIFYVSNKIRTQTVVLKEAYRKDFLMEKHPLMGMRFRYIHLMNKSEKFRKRDGVPVFRRKRKVMSNADEGEVIKEDDKSVEENKDLNLLSGSGSNDGFDDEPSKAQVMDI; this comes from the coding sequence ATGCTAAGCATGGCGCTCTGGAGAAGAGTCCCTCACCGGCTGCTTCTAATCCGCAGCTTCGTTGACGCCAGGATCAAGTGGGTTCGTGACCCATACCTAGACATTGCCGTCGAAAGAGAGAAAAACCTCAAAGAAATCCTTTCCCTCAAAAACCAAATCCTCTCCTCTCCTTCCAAATCCCTCCCCCTTTCCTCTCTCTCCCCTCTCAAATCCCATTTCAATCTCCCCACCTCTACATCCAAGCTCTTTCAAAACTACCCTTCCATTTTCTCCCCCTTCCAACCCTCTCCCTCTCTTCCTCTCCACGTCAAGCTTACCCCTCTAGCCATGACTCTGCACAAAGAGGAGCTAGCTATTCACAACTCTCCCCCTCATCGAAACGACGTCGTAAACAGGTTGGTTAAGCTCTTAATGCTGACTAAAGCAGTTAGGCTGCCTTTACATATCTTAGACAAGTTCAAATTTGATCTCGGCCTTCCCACTAATTATATTACCTTTCTTCTTTCTGATTATCCTGATTATTTCCAAATTTGTGAACATAAAAACCCTTCTGATGGAAAAGAAACCCtttttttagagcttatttctTGGAGGAATGAACTTGCCATTTCCGAAATGGAAAAGAGAGCTTCTTTTTCTGACGGTGTGAAATTGAAAAAAGGATTGCCGTTAAGGTTTTCGATGAAATTACCCAATGGGTTTGATTTagagaagaaggtgaagaatTGGGTTGACACATGGCAAGATTTGCCTTACATTTCACCTTACGAGAATTCATTTCATTTAGGGCCTAATAGTGACCAGGCGGAGAAATGGACTGTGGCAGTGCTTCACGAGTTGTTGTGGCTGTTGGTGTCAAAGAAGACTGAAGGAAAGAATGTGTTTTGTTTGGGAGAGTATTTAGGGTTCGGGAACCGATTTAAGAAGGCGCTGATGCATTTTCCGGGGATATTTTATGTTTCGAATAAGATTAGGACACAGACCGTGGTGCTTAAGGAAGCTTATAGGAAAGATTTCTTGATGGAGAAGCATCCATTGATGGGTATGCGGTTTAGGTATATTCATCTTATGAATAAGTCGGAAAAGTTTCGAAAAAGAGATGGTGTTCCAGTGTTTAGGAGGAAAAGAAAGGTTATGTCAAATGCTGATGAAGGGGAAGTTATAAAAGAAGATGATAAGAGTGTGGAGGAAAATAAGGATTTAAACTTGTTGTCTGGTTCGGGATCTAATGATGGTTTTGATGACGAGCCTTCTAAAGCTCAGGTAATGGATATATAG